In a genomic window of Oncorhynchus keta strain PuntledgeMale-10-30-2019 chromosome 28, Oket_V2, whole genome shotgun sequence:
- the mfn2 gene encoding mitofusin-2: MSLVFTRPNPNAIGKKDKRLMAEVNASPLKHFVTAKKKINGIFEQLAAYIKESSYFLEDTYRNEELDPVTTEEQVQEVHGYLSKVAGIGEVLARRHMKCVFFGRTSNGKSSVINAMLCDKVLPSGIGHTTNCFLQVEGTDGNESFLLTEGSEEKKSIKTVNQLAHALHQDEDLDAGSLVCVMWPKVKCALLRDDLVLVDSPGIDVTTELDSWIDKFCLDADVFVLVANSESTLMQTEKSFFHKVNERLSSPNIFILNNRWDASASEPEYMEEVRRQHMDRCSSFLVDELGVVDRAQASDRIFFVSAKEVLQARVQKAQGMPEAGGALAEGFQARMFEFQNFERRFEECISQSAVKTKFEQHTVRAKQISETLRLIMDSVHVAAQEQRIHCLETREERQDRMEFIDKQLDLLTLDCKSKIKKITEEVERQVSNAMAEEIRRLFVLVDDFHMDFHPSQVVLKVYKNELHRHIEEGLGRNMSERCSTAITAALQSTQTEMIDGLKPLLPGPVQEQVDKLVPRQQIFTLSYDLACDKLCSDFQEDIGFHFSLGWTMLVNRFLGPKNTRRALMGYNDQVPRPMALTPVSTSMPPFPQNSMTQEELMVSMVTGLASLTSRTSMGIIVVGGVIWKAVGWRLIALSVGLYGLLYVYERLTWTTKAKERAFKRQFVDYASEKLQLIVSYTGSNCSHQVQQELAGTFAQLCQQVDVTRQNLEDEITDMNTKIELLDALQSKAKLLRNKAGWLDSELNMFTQQYLQQGR; this comes from the exons ATGTCTCTGGTTTTCACACGACCTAACCCCAACGCTATTGGCAAGAAAGACAAAAGACTCATGGCGGAGGTGAACGCCAGCCCGCTCAAGCACTTTGTCACGGCCAAGAAGAAAATCAACGGCATCTTCGAGCAGCTGGCCGCGTACATCAAAGAAAGCTCCTACTTTCTGGAAG ACACCTATAGGAATGAGGAGCTGGACCCGGTCACGACAGAGGAGCAGGTTCAGGAGGTGCACGGTTACCTGTCAAAGGTGGCAGGGATCGGAGAGGTGCTGGCACGCAGACACATGAAGTGTGTCTTCTTCGGAAG GACAAGTAACGGGAAGAGCTCAGTGATCAACGCCATGCTGTGTGATAAGGTGCTCCCCTCTGGGATAGGACATACCACCAACTGTTTCCTGCAGGTGGAGGGGACAGACGGCAACGAGTCCTTCCTGCtcacagaggggtcagaggagaagaAGAGCATCAAA ACGGTGAACCAGCTAGCCCATGCTCTACATCAGGATGAGGACCTGGATGCAGGAAGCCTGGTGTGTGTCATGTGGCCTAAAGTCAAGTGTGCCCTGCTTAGGGACGACCTGGTGCTGGTGGACAG CCCCGGTATTGACGTCACGACAGAGCTGGACAGCTGGATCGACAAGTTCTGCCTGGACGCCGACGTCTTTGTCCTGGTGGCAAACTCTGAGTCCACTTTGATGCAGACG GAGAAGTCATTCTTCCACAAGGTCAACGAGCGTCTCTCCAGTCCAAACATCTTCATCTTAAACAACCGCTGGGATGCCTCTGCTTCGGAGCCGGAGTACATGGAGGAG GTGAGGAGGCAGCACATGGACCGCTGCAGCAGTTTCCTGGTGGACGAGCTGGGTGTGGTGGACCGGGCCCAGGCCAGCGACCGCATCTTCTTTGTGTCTGCAAAGGAGGTCCTACAGGCTCGCGTTCAGAAGGCCCAGGGGATGCCAgaagcag GTGGTGCTCTGGCCGAGGGATTCCAGGCCAGGATGTTTGAGTTCCAGAACTTTGAGAGGCGCTTCGAG GAGTGTATCTCTCAGTCTGCGGTGAAGACCAAGTTTGAGCAGCACACTGTGAGGGCCAAGCAGATCTCGGAGACCCTACGGCTCATCATGGACTCGGTGCACGTGGCGGCTCAGGAGCAGAG GATTCACTGCCTAGAAACCAGGGAGGAGCGCCAGGACCGCATGGAGTTCATCGACAAACAGCTGGACCTGCTGACGCTGGACTGCAAGAGCAAGATCAAGAAGATCACAGAGGAAGTAGAGCGACAG GTGTCCAACGCCATGGCAGAGGAGATCAGGCGACTCTTTGTGCTGGTGGATGACTTCCACATGGACTTCCATCCGTCTCAGGTGGTGCTCAAGGTGTACAAGAAC GAGCTCCACAGGCACATTGAGGAGGGCCTGGGCAGGAACATGTCTGAGAGGTGTTCCACAGCCATCACCGCCGCCCTGCAGTCCACCCAGACAGAGATGATCG ATGGTCTGAAGCCCCTGCTGCCAGGGCCGGTCCAGGAGCAGGTGGACAAGCTGGTGCCGAGGCAGCAGATCTTCACCCTCAGCTACGACCTGGCCTGCGACAAGTTGTGCAGTGACTTCCAGGAGGACATTGGCTTCCACTTCTCCCTGGGCTGGACCATGCTGGTCAACCGCTTTCTGGGACCCAAGAACACACGACGTGCCCTCATGGGCTACAACGACCAG gttccTCGGCCCATGGCCCTCACCCCGGTCAGCACCAGCATGCCCCCGTTCCCCCAGAACTCCATGACCCAGGAGGAGCTGATGGTCTCCATGGTGACCGGCCTGGCCTCACTCACCTCCCGTACATCCATGGGCATCATAGTCGTCGGTGGCGTG ATCTGGAAGGCAGTGGGCTGGCGTCTGATTGCCCTTTCGGTAGGGTTGTACGGCCTGCTGTACGTGTACGAGCGCCTCACTTGGACCACCAAGGCCAAGGAGAGGGCCTTCAAGCGCCAGTTTGTGGACTACGCCAGCGAGAAGCTGCAGCTCATCGTCAGCTACACCGGCTCCAACTGCAGCCACCAGGTTCAGCA gGAGCTGGCCGGCACCTTTGCTCAGCTGTGTCAGCAGGTGGACGTGACGCGGCAGAACTTGGAGGATGAGATCACCGACATGAACACGAAGATAGAGCTGCTGGATGCGCTGCAGAGCAAGGCTAAATTGCTCCG GAataaggctggctggctggacagTGAGTTGAACATGTTCACCCAGCAGTACTTGCAGCAGGGCCGGTAG